A genomic window from Shewanella vesiculosa includes:
- a CDS encoding flavin reductase family protein: MHFTQERIDALDKHTRTHLINSLSGFKSANLIGTQDSQGLTNLSIVSSVIHLGANPPLVGMIVRPHTVPRHTFENILQTGCYTINQVNQSIYKQAHQTSARYDKDESEFALTGLTPEYLNNFTAPFVKESRLKYSVKFIEHQHLAVNGTELVIGEIIDVYVDEAALQSDGFLDLQAIDTVAITGLDSYHTSNKLMRLPYAKK; encoded by the coding sequence ATGCATTTTACCCAAGAGCGCATAGACGCGCTTGATAAACACACCCGTACCCATTTGATTAATTCACTCTCTGGTTTTAAAAGCGCTAATTTAATTGGCACTCAAGACTCACAAGGCTTGACTAACTTGTCTATTGTCAGCTCGGTGATACACCTAGGCGCAAATCCGCCGCTGGTGGGTATGATAGTGCGCCCACATACAGTACCTCGTCATACATTTGAAAATATTTTACAAACGGGTTGCTATACAATTAACCAAGTTAATCAATCAATTTATAAGCAGGCTCATCAAACATCAGCCCGTTATGATAAAGACGAGTCGGAGTTTGCGCTAACGGGACTAACACCTGAATACTTAAATAATTTTACCGCGCCATTTGTAAAAGAAAGTCGTTTAAAATATTCGGTAAAATTTATTGAGCATCAACATTTAGCCGTTAATGGTACTGAGCTGGTGATTGGTGAAATTATCGATGTGTATGTTGATGAAGCTGCACTTCAAAGTGATGGCTTTTTAGACTTGCAAGCAATAGACACAGTGGCGATTACAGGATTAGATAGTTACCACACTAGCAATAAACTTATGCGTTTACCCTATGCTAAAAAGTGA
- a CDS encoding DUF885 domain-containing protein, translating into MSGKIFTSVIPLLALFPLTSSANSWVDVSNQYTNKQIQITSQFQPEMASSIGITEADSLCSNITKAQQDKYIETLETSKKTLLQAVKTEKSLPVRQDLNIIIDNIDQTIAAGNLDDKYMLPWVDVPLIIFRGVSALLDEQMSDTRKQAANTRLACYVGKTGQAALTEQAKTLFEAALANKKLIGPTKEEVNQALARTDTLLQGLQQLFEQNEFIKADENMLLLKQQIEDYRQWAEKTVIPNTRDDFRLPEEIYALKLKTVGIDIDPELLIERAKASYMITKANMQALAPLVAQKFNMPSSDYRDVIKALKKESLTKDKIENYYRETNKKLEALISKHHVVDLPKRDMIMRLASDAEAAGSPAPHMLPPPFIGNTGEQGQFVLTTGNPALTGDAAYDDFNFNAVAYTLSAHEGRPGHELQFAVMLEQGVSLARVYYAFNSVNVEGWALYAEAEMLPYLPIEAQLIALQHRLLRNARAMLDPMLNLGLTTKENAYSLLRNDVVFSEAAVKQEVDRYTMRMPGQAGSYFYGLSRLLEIRAGVEIALGDKFDRLAFNNFVLSQGLIPPKLMAEAVNQQFLAQ; encoded by the coding sequence ATGTCAGGTAAAATATTTACTTCAGTGATTCCACTGCTCGCTTTATTTCCATTGACGTCATCAGCCAACTCTTGGGTTGATGTCAGTAATCAATACACAAACAAACAAATACAGATAACCAGTCAATTTCAGCCAGAAATGGCCAGTTCAATAGGGATTACTGAAGCCGATAGTCTGTGTAGTAATATCACTAAGGCACAGCAAGATAAGTATATTGAGACGCTTGAAACCAGTAAGAAAACCTTGCTACAAGCGGTGAAAACTGAAAAATCATTGCCAGTTCGTCAAGACCTTAACATTATTATCGACAATATTGATCAGACCATTGCCGCGGGTAATTTAGACGATAAATACATGCTGCCTTGGGTTGATGTCCCCCTGATTATATTCAGAGGTGTGTCGGCATTATTAGATGAACAAATGTCAGATACTCGCAAACAAGCGGCTAATACCCGTCTTGCGTGTTATGTCGGTAAAACAGGGCAAGCAGCCTTAACGGAGCAAGCCAAAACCTTATTTGAAGCGGCGTTAGCCAACAAAAAGTTAATTGGGCCGACAAAAGAAGAAGTTAACCAAGCCCTAGCGAGAACTGACACTTTATTACAAGGTTTACAGCAGTTATTTGAACAAAATGAATTCATAAAAGCCGATGAGAATATGTTGCTATTAAAGCAGCAAATTGAAGATTATCGCCAATGGGCTGAAAAAACGGTTATCCCAAACACTCGTGATGACTTTAGATTACCCGAAGAAATTTATGCCTTAAAACTCAAAACCGTTGGCATCGATATCGACCCTGAGTTGTTAATTGAACGCGCTAAAGCAAGTTACATGATAACCAAAGCGAATATGCAGGCATTAGCGCCCTTGGTAGCACAAAAATTTAATATGCCATCAAGTGATTATCGCGATGTGATTAAAGCACTTAAAAAAGAATCATTAACCAAGGATAAAATTGAAAATTATTATCGTGAAACCAATAAAAAACTTGAGGCCTTGATCAGTAAACATCATGTGGTTGATTTACCTAAACGCGATATGATCATGCGACTTGCAAGTGATGCCGAAGCGGCAGGTAGTCCTGCGCCTCATATGTTGCCGCCACCGTTTATTGGCAATACTGGTGAGCAAGGCCAATTTGTTCTGACAACCGGTAACCCTGCATTAACGGGTGATGCTGCCTACGATGACTTTAATTTTAATGCGGTTGCTTATACATTAAGTGCCCATGAAGGCAGACCTGGGCATGAATTACAATTTGCGGTCATGTTGGAGCAGGGCGTTTCACTGGCACGAGTATATTATGCTTTTAACAGCGTTAACGTAGAAGGTTGGGCATTGTATGCCGAAGCGGAAATGTTGCCGTATCTGCCTATTGAAGCACAGCTTATTGCCCTGCAACATAGGTTATTGCGTAATGCTCGCGCGATGTTAGACCCGATGTTGAACCTAGGTCTGACAACAAAAGAAAACGCATATTCATTGTTACGCAACGATGTGGTGTTTTCAGAAGCGGCTGTAAAACAAGAAGTTGATCGATACACTATGAGAATGCCTGGCCAGGCTGGCAGTTATTTTTATGGCTTATCACGATTATTGGAGATCCGCGCCGGAGTTGAAATAGCCCTAGGCGACAAGTTCGATCGTTTAGCGTTTAATAATTTTGTGTTGAGCCAAGGCTTGATCCCACCTAAATTAATGGCGGAAGCGGTTAACCAACAATTTTTAGCTCAGTAA
- a CDS encoding acyl-CoA dehydrogenase C-terminal domain-containing protein, translating to MPEYKAPIRDVKFVMQELLGCEGHYEHLGYQDATIDMVDAIINEAAKLTEEVVAPLNQIGDQQGCTWKDGAVTTPDGFKEAYAQYVEGGWPTLSQSEEFGGQGLPHSLNISIAELFSSANHSFAMYPGLSHGALATIEAHGTESQKQQFMPKLVEGKWTGTMCLTEPHCGTDLGMLRTKAERQDDGSYSLTGTKIFISAGEHDLSDNIVHIVIARIPGAPEGNKGISLFIVPKFNVNIDGTISDRNGVNCGSIEHKMGINGNATCVINFDGATGHLIGEPNRGLKCMFTFMNAARIGVASEGVAAAEASFQGALAYAKDRLQMRSISGVKNPNGPADPIIVHPDVRRMLLTQKSIAEGGRALISYLAQLVDIGHAEKDEAIKADAETKLALLTPIAKAFLTELGFECTSLGVQVFGGHGFIKEWGMEQLMRDTKISCIYEGTTGIQALDLLARKIIGSQGEVLKPFSQDVTAFCQQNMDNPAMAEFIKPIMIYAKEWHELTVLIGAKAMKNPDEIGGASVDYLMYAGYVTLAFFWAKMAKVAQDKLATDTSETAFYEAKIKTAQFYMQRMLPRAKGHAACIQNGVDSMMALSSDDFAF from the coding sequence ATGCCTGAATACAAAGCCCCCATTCGTGATGTTAAGTTTGTGATGCAAGAATTGCTCGGCTGTGAAGGCCACTATGAGCATTTAGGCTATCAAGATGCCACTATTGATATGGTTGATGCCATTATCAATGAAGCTGCAAAACTAACAGAAGAGGTTGTTGCGCCATTAAATCAAATTGGCGATCAGCAGGGTTGTACATGGAAAGACGGCGCGGTAACCACACCTGATGGCTTTAAAGAGGCGTATGCCCAGTATGTAGAAGGCGGTTGGCCAACATTATCTCAGTCTGAAGAATTTGGTGGTCAAGGTTTACCACATTCGCTAAATATTAGTATCGCTGAGCTATTTTCCAGTGCGAATCATAGTTTTGCCATGTACCCAGGACTCAGTCATGGTGCATTAGCCACCATTGAAGCCCACGGCACTGAATCACAAAAGCAACAGTTTATGCCCAAACTTGTTGAAGGTAAGTGGACTGGCACCATGTGCTTAACTGAGCCGCACTGTGGCACAGATTTAGGTATGCTGCGCACCAAGGCTGAACGTCAAGATGACGGCAGCTATTCGTTAACGGGCACTAAAATCTTTATTTCGGCGGGTGAACACGATCTGTCAGACAACATAGTGCATATTGTTATTGCTCGTATTCCTGGCGCCCCAGAAGGCAATAAAGGCATATCTTTATTCATTGTGCCTAAATTTAATGTCAATATTGACGGCACCATTTCAGATAGAAATGGGGTGAATTGTGGCTCAATAGAGCACAAAATGGGTATTAATGGTAACGCGACTTGTGTGATTAACTTTGATGGCGCTACAGGCCATTTAATTGGCGAACCTAATCGCGGCCTCAAATGCATGTTTACCTTCATGAATGCAGCCCGTATCGGTGTAGCGAGTGAAGGTGTTGCCGCAGCAGAGGCTTCTTTCCAAGGTGCGCTAGCTTACGCCAAAGATCGATTACAGATGCGTTCTATTAGCGGGGTTAAAAACCCTAATGGCCCTGCGGATCCGATTATTGTTCATCCAGATGTACGTAGAATGTTGTTAACTCAAAAGTCTATTGCTGAAGGTGGCCGTGCATTAATTTCATATTTGGCTCAGTTAGTGGATATCGGCCATGCTGAGAAAGATGAGGCAATTAAAGCGGATGCTGAGACCAAATTGGCATTATTAACCCCAATTGCAAAAGCCTTTCTCACTGAACTTGGTTTTGAATGTACCAGCCTTGGCGTTCAGGTGTTCGGTGGCCATGGCTTTATCAAAGAGTGGGGCATGGAACAGTTAATGCGTGATACCAAAATCAGTTGTATATATGAAGGCACAACCGGTATTCAAGCCTTAGATTTACTGGCACGTAAAATTATTGGCAGCCAAGGCGAAGTGTTAAAACCTTTTTCTCAAGATGTGACCGCATTCTGCCAACAGAACATGGACAACCCTGCGATGGCAGAGTTTATTAAACCCATTATGATTTATGCAAAAGAGTGGCATGAACTTACTGTATTGATCGGTGCTAAAGCGATGAAAAATCCTGATGAAATTGGTGGTGCTTCAGTTGATTACCTCATGTATGCCGGCTATGTAACTTTAGCGTTTTTCTGGGCAAAAATGGCAAAAGTCGCTCAAGATAAACTGGCTACTGATACAAGTGAAACAGCGTTCTATGAAGCAAAAATAAAAACTGCTCAGTTTTATATGCAACGTATGTTACCAAGAGCAAAAGGCCATGCAGCATGTATTCAAAATGGCGTTGACTCAATGATGGCACTGAGCAGCGATGATTTTGCTTTTTAA